One window of Cryobacterium arcticum genomic DNA carries:
- a CDS encoding cysteine desulfurase family protein yields the protein MSVYLDHAATAPMLPAAITAYAEAMAVVGNPASIHSQGQNAKRMLEEAREQVAASVRSDPIEVVFTGSGTEAVNLGIKGLYWARAPRTRILVPGGEHHATVDTVDWLVQQEGARVEWIPLDILGRIDLTALAAAIATNPEDVALVTLLAANNEVGTLQPVEEVAALAAAHGIPVHVDAISAYGHVPIDFAGLHATGVSALSVSAHKIGGPVGIGALVLSRAATVVPLIHGGGQQRQVRSGTQDVAAAVSFAVAATAMTGELAAENRRLAALRDRVIAGVLEAVPSAVYNGDPDPAGRLPGNAHFTFPGCEGDSLLFLLDVAGVSVSTGSACQAGIPEPSHVLRAMGRTEAEARSALRITLGRTSTQADVDALLAALPAAWSQAIGAGMADSAPRAYT from the coding sequence ATGTCCGTCTATCTCGACCACGCTGCGACGGCGCCCATGCTCCCCGCCGCCATCACCGCCTACGCCGAGGCCATGGCCGTCGTGGGCAACCCCGCATCGATCCACAGCCAGGGCCAGAATGCCAAGCGGATGCTCGAGGAGGCCCGCGAGCAGGTCGCGGCGAGTGTGCGCTCCGACCCCATCGAGGTGGTCTTCACCGGCAGCGGCACCGAAGCGGTGAACCTCGGCATCAAGGGGCTGTACTGGGCCCGCGCCCCGCGCACCCGCATCCTCGTGCCCGGGGGCGAGCACCACGCCACGGTCGACACCGTGGACTGGCTCGTCCAGCAGGAGGGCGCGCGCGTGGAATGGATCCCGCTGGACATCCTCGGACGCATCGACCTCACGGCCCTCGCCGCCGCCATCGCAACGAACCCCGAGGACGTGGCCCTGGTCACCCTTCTCGCGGCCAACAACGAGGTGGGCACGCTGCAGCCGGTCGAGGAGGTGGCGGCGCTCGCCGCGGCCCACGGGATCCCGGTGCACGTCGACGCGATCTCGGCTTACGGGCACGTGCCGATCGACTTCGCCGGCCTGCACGCGACCGGGGTCTCCGCGCTCAGCGTCTCGGCCCACAAGATCGGCGGCCCCGTCGGCATCGGCGCCCTCGTGCTCTCCCGTGCGGCCACTGTTGTGCCCCTCATCCACGGCGGCGGCCAGCAACGGCAGGTGCGTAGCGGCACCCAGGACGTGGCGGCCGCGGTGTCCTTCGCCGTGGCGGCCACGGCCATGACCGGAGAACTCGCCGCCGAGAACCGCCGTCTGGCCGCGCTGCGCGACAGGGTCATCGCCGGTGTGCTCGAGGCGGTGCCCTCCGCCGTGTACAACGGCGACCCCGACCCCGCGGGCCGGCTTCCCGGCAACGCCCATTTCACCTTCCCCGGCTGCGAGGGCGACTCACTGCTCTTCCTGCTCGACGTCGCCGGGGTGTCGGTGTCCACCGGCTCGGCCTGCCAGGCGGGCATCCCTGAGCCCTCGCACGTGCTGCGCGCCATGGGGCGCACCGAGGCCGAGGCCCGCAGCGCCCTGCGGATCACGCTCGGCCGCACGTCGACGCAGGCCGACGTCGACGCCCTGCTGGCGGCGCTGCCGGCAGCCTGGTCGCAGGCGATCGGCGCGGGAATGGCCGACTCGGCGCCGCGTGCGTACACTTAA
- the mnmA gene encoding tRNA 2-thiouridine(34) synthase MnmA — MKILAAMSGGVDSAVAAARAVEAGHEVVGVHLALSRMPGTLRTGSRGCCTVEDSMDAQRAANIIGIPYYVWDFSERFKLDVVDDFINEYAAGRTPNPCMRCNEKIKFAALLEKAIALGFDAVCTGHYASIVTDADGNRELHRASAWAKDQSYVLGVLTKEQLAHSMFPLGATPSKAEVRAEAAERGFSVANKPDSYDICFIPDGDTRGWLGERVAPATGDILDREGNKLGQHEGAVAFTVGQRKGLSIGTPAADGKPRFVLEVRPITNTVVVGPKEALAIKEIAGTKFTWAGRAPEHPEIEFACDVQIRAHADPEPAVAQVISVPADPAATPPVEAHTELRILPTLPLTGVAPGQTAVVYVGTRVLGQCTIDRTVSAVPVPASDAVAGTVPADSASVDA; from the coding sequence GTGAAGATTCTGGCAGCAATGAGTGGTGGGGTGGATTCCGCCGTGGCCGCAGCCCGCGCGGTCGAGGCAGGGCACGAGGTGGTCGGGGTGCACCTGGCCCTCAGCCGGATGCCCGGCACGCTCCGCACCGGCAGCCGCGGCTGCTGCACGGTCGAGGACTCGATGGACGCGCAACGCGCGGCGAACATCATCGGCATCCCGTACTACGTGTGGGACTTCTCGGAGCGGTTCAAGCTCGACGTCGTCGATGACTTCATCAACGAGTACGCTGCCGGCCGCACGCCCAACCCCTGCATGCGCTGCAACGAGAAGATCAAGTTCGCCGCGCTGCTCGAAAAGGCCATCGCGCTCGGCTTCGACGCCGTCTGCACCGGCCACTACGCGTCGATCGTGACGGATGCCGACGGCAACCGCGAACTCCACCGCGCCAGTGCCTGGGCCAAGGACCAGTCCTACGTGCTCGGTGTGCTCACCAAGGAGCAGCTCGCGCACTCGATGTTCCCGCTGGGCGCCACTCCTTCCAAGGCCGAGGTGCGCGCCGAGGCCGCCGAACGCGGCTTCTCGGTGGCGAACAAGCCCGACTCCTACGACATCTGCTTCATCCCCGACGGCGACACCCGCGGCTGGCTCGGCGAGCGGGTCGCCCCGGCGACCGGCGACATCCTGGACCGCGAGGGCAACAAGCTCGGCCAGCACGAGGGTGCCGTGGCGTTCACCGTGGGCCAGCGCAAGGGCCTGTCGATCGGCACGCCCGCCGCAGACGGCAAGCCGCGTTTCGTGCTCGAGGTGCGCCCGATCACGAACACCGTCGTTGTGGGACCCAAGGAAGCCCTGGCCATCAAGGAGATCGCCGGCACCAAGTTCACGTGGGCCGGGCGGGCACCCGAGCACCCCGAGATCGAATTCGCCTGCGACGTGCAGATCCGCGCCCACGCCGACCCCGAGCCAGCGGTGGCCCAGGTGATCAGCGTTCCGGCCGACCCCGCCGCGACCCCGCCGGTCGAGGCGCACACCGAGCTCCGCATCCTGCCCACCCTGCCGCTGACGGGCGTGGCGCCGGGCCAGACCGCCGTCGTCTACGTGGGCACCCGGGTGCTCGGCCAGTGCACGATCGACCGCACCGTCAGCGCCGTGCCGGTCCCAGCAAGCGACGCCGTTGCAGGCACGGTTCCCGCCGACTCCGCTTCGGTCGATGCCTGA